In Pithys albifrons albifrons isolate INPA30051 chromosome 8, PitAlb_v1, whole genome shotgun sequence, a single window of DNA contains:
- the RUFY4 gene encoding RUN and FYVE domain-containing protein 4 isoform X2: MAVDGELNRVIKDLQKTVAELNCSYREQNLPVTDGSRELHSLCAQLEFLLQFDLKEKRSFFGQRKDYWDFLCQGLARCRQEHKGIHFVTSLDKLKTPVGRGRAFLRYCLVHQQLAESLQLCLLDLESLREWYYARSPFLSPQHRAEILGSLYELDCVTFHLALHRDDLDTAWPMFSESLVRPSSVTRSSPAKTAPQTDNTSTGVHGWPDGIAHPIMAPCGAPAHPCPQALAALQVGDLEVEDMEGGVENLEVKKNIKEEDEEEVEKDEDEDTEEVEDVKEDVEEDMEKDLKEKVEEELEEDEKEVENVDVEKLEDAHSSGKSPQPDGAREPGTSPLSGMRCTLGSPSLVPRQPGGSEASLQALVSQLRTELGQQEMAMRALTARLAQVELQHHWQEESSTQQAHLWAQEVEGLRETNAFLEQALERMVAVGCSGALAQAQEETRAWQELAEERGTRLAEVLAEAAVLTSRLQECQATLVAAGQTDILENAGTPNEVAAVEEVLRQALELARGLQEPPPDPQAERELSTAVSMAMRLARLAAEAQEETWQSQQQLQAQQQEMARLQEELSRARQDGERWASALQRAQREALERDAMRGAEQARQQELIRDMKERLLELLREKDALWQKTEGIDTPMPGPAPRDSGLCSRCHKDFRLLSRRYNCRLCQGKVCHACSMDFGKQGRCCLICYQQRHSQAT; the protein is encoded by the exons ATGGCGGTGGATGGGGAGCTCAACCGTGTCATTAAGGACCTGCAAA AGACCGTGGCAGAGCTGAACTGCAGCTACAGGGAACAGAACCTGCCAGTGACAGACGGGAGCCGGGAGCTGCACAGCCTCTGTGCCCAGTTGGAGTTCCTCCTCCAG TTTGACCTCAAGGAGAAGAGGAGCTTCTTTGGGCAACGCAAGGACTATTGGGACttcttgtgccagggcctggcacGGTGCCGGCAGGAACACAAGGGCATTCACTTCGTCACCTCCCtggacaag CTGAAGACCCCCGTGGGCAGGGGACGAGCCTTCCTGCGGTACTGCCTGGTGCACCAGCAGCTGGCAGAAtcccttcagctctgcctccttGACCTCGAGAGCCTCCG AGAGTGGTACTACGCCCGCAGCCCTTTTCTGAGCCCCCAACACCGGGCAGAGATCCTGGGCAGCCTCTATGAGCTGGACTGTGTCACCTTccacctggccctgcacagggatgACCTGGACACCGCCTGGCCCATGTTCTCTGA GTCACTGGTACGGCCCAGCTCAGTGACCAGGAGCAGCCCAGCAAAGACAGCCCCGCAGACAGATAATACCAGCACTGGGGTCCACGGATGGCCCGATGGCATTGCCCATCCCATTATGGCACCCTGTGGGGCACCAGCTCACCCATGTCCCCAGGCTTTGGCTGCCCTGCAAGTGGGGGATTTAGAAGTGGAGGACATGGAGGGGGGTGTGGAGAACTTGGAGGTGAAGAAGAACATTAAAGaagaggatgaagaggaggtGGAGAAGGATGAGGACGAGGATACAGAGGAGGTTGAGGATGTGAAGGAGGATGTGGAGGAGGACATGGAGAAGGATTTGAAGGAGAAGGTTGAAGAGGAGTTGGAGGAGGATGAGAAGGAGGTGGAGAATGTAGATGTAGAGAAACTGGAGGATGCACATAGCTCTGGCAAATCACCCCAGCCTGATGGTGCCAGGGAGCCTGGCACATCCCCACTGTCTGGCATGAGGTGCACACTGGGTTCTCCATCACTGGTGCCCAGGCAGCCAGGTGGATCAGAGGcatccctgcaggcactggtgTCCCAACTGAGGACTGAGCTCGGTCAGCAGGAGATGGCAATGCGGGCGCTGACAGCACGGCTGGCACAAGTTGAACTGCAGCACCACTGGCAGGAGGAGAGCAGCACCCAGCAAGCCCATCTGTGGGCACAGGAGGTTGAGGGGCTGCGGGAGACCAACGCCTTCCTGGAGCAGGCACTTGAGAGGATGGTGGCAGTGGGGTGCTCaggggcactggcacaggcacaggaggaGACACGGGCCTGGCAAGAGTTGGCGGAGGAGCGGGGTACCCGGCTGGCTGaggtgctggcagaggcagcagtgctgACCTCGCGCCTGCAAGAATGCCAGGCAACTCtggtggctgcaggacagacagacatcCTGGAGAATGCTGGTACCCCTAATGAGGTGGCTGCTGTGGAGGAGGTGCTGCGGCAGGCACTGGAGCTCGCCCGTGGTCTCCAGGAGCCTCCACCGGACCCCCAGGCAGAGagggagctcagcacagctgtcAGCATGGCCATG CGCTTGGCCAGACTGGCAGCTGAAGCACAGGAGGAGAcctggcagagccagcagcagcttcaggcCCAGCAACAGGAGATGGCAcggctgcaggaggagctcagCAG GGCCCGGCAGGACGGTGAACGCTGGGCATCAGCCCTGCAGCGGGCACAGCGGGAGGCCCTGGAGCGGGACGCCATGCGCGGCGCCGAGCAGGCACGGCAGCAGGAGCTCATCCGCGACATGAAGGAgcggctgctggagctgctgcg AGAAAAGGATGCCCTGTGGCAGAAGACGGAGGGCATCGACACCCCAATGCCCGGCCCGGCACCCCGTGACTCAGGGCTGTGCTCCCGCTGCCACAAGGATTTCCGCCTCCTCTCCCGGCGGTACAACTGCAG gctgtgccagggcaaggtGTGCCATGCCTGCTCCATGGACTTTGGCAAGCAGGGCCGCTGCTGCCTGATTTGTTACCAGCAAAGGCACTCACAGGCTACATGA
- the RUFY4 gene encoding RUN and FYVE domain-containing protein 4 isoform X1 translates to MAVDGELNRVIKDLQKTVAELNCSYREQNLPVTDGSRELHSLCAQLEFLLQFDLKEKRSFFGQRKDYWDFLCQGLARCRQEHKGIHFVTSLDKLKTPVGRGRAFLRYCLVHQQLAESLQLCLLDLESLREWYYARSPFLSPQHRAEILGSLYELDCVTFHLALHRDDLDTAWPMFSESLVRPSSVTRSSPAKTAPQTDNTSTGVHGWPDGIAHPIMAPCGAPAHPCPQALAALQVGDLEVEDMEGGVENLEVKKNIKEEDEEEVEKDEDEDTEEVEDVKEDVEEDMEKDLKEKVEEELEEDEKEVENVDVEKLEDAHSSGKSPQPDGAREPGTSPLSGMRCTLGSPSLVPRQPGGSEASLQALVSQLRTELGQQEMAMRALTARLAQVELQHHWQEESSTQQAHLWAQEVEGLRETNAFLEQALERMVAVGCSGALAQAQEETRAWQELAEERGTRLAEVLAEAAVLTSRLQECQATLVAAGQTDILENAGTPNEVAAVEEVLRQALELARGLQEPPPDPQAERELSTAVSMAMRLARLAAEAQEETWQSQQQLQAQQQEMARLQEELSRQGDHLLTARARARQDGERWASALQRAQREALERDAMRGAEQARQQELIRDMKERLLELLREKDALWQKTEGIDTPMPGPAPRDSGLCSRCHKDFRLLSRRYNCRLCQGKVCHACSMDFGKQGRCCLICYQQRHSQAT, encoded by the exons ATGGCGGTGGATGGGGAGCTCAACCGTGTCATTAAGGACCTGCAAA AGACCGTGGCAGAGCTGAACTGCAGCTACAGGGAACAGAACCTGCCAGTGACAGACGGGAGCCGGGAGCTGCACAGCCTCTGTGCCCAGTTGGAGTTCCTCCTCCAG TTTGACCTCAAGGAGAAGAGGAGCTTCTTTGGGCAACGCAAGGACTATTGGGACttcttgtgccagggcctggcacGGTGCCGGCAGGAACACAAGGGCATTCACTTCGTCACCTCCCtggacaag CTGAAGACCCCCGTGGGCAGGGGACGAGCCTTCCTGCGGTACTGCCTGGTGCACCAGCAGCTGGCAGAAtcccttcagctctgcctccttGACCTCGAGAGCCTCCG AGAGTGGTACTACGCCCGCAGCCCTTTTCTGAGCCCCCAACACCGGGCAGAGATCCTGGGCAGCCTCTATGAGCTGGACTGTGTCACCTTccacctggccctgcacagggatgACCTGGACACCGCCTGGCCCATGTTCTCTGA GTCACTGGTACGGCCCAGCTCAGTGACCAGGAGCAGCCCAGCAAAGACAGCCCCGCAGACAGATAATACCAGCACTGGGGTCCACGGATGGCCCGATGGCATTGCCCATCCCATTATGGCACCCTGTGGGGCACCAGCTCACCCATGTCCCCAGGCTTTGGCTGCCCTGCAAGTGGGGGATTTAGAAGTGGAGGACATGGAGGGGGGTGTGGAGAACTTGGAGGTGAAGAAGAACATTAAAGaagaggatgaagaggaggtGGAGAAGGATGAGGACGAGGATACAGAGGAGGTTGAGGATGTGAAGGAGGATGTGGAGGAGGACATGGAGAAGGATTTGAAGGAGAAGGTTGAAGAGGAGTTGGAGGAGGATGAGAAGGAGGTGGAGAATGTAGATGTAGAGAAACTGGAGGATGCACATAGCTCTGGCAAATCACCCCAGCCTGATGGTGCCAGGGAGCCTGGCACATCCCCACTGTCTGGCATGAGGTGCACACTGGGTTCTCCATCACTGGTGCCCAGGCAGCCAGGTGGATCAGAGGcatccctgcaggcactggtgTCCCAACTGAGGACTGAGCTCGGTCAGCAGGAGATGGCAATGCGGGCGCTGACAGCACGGCTGGCACAAGTTGAACTGCAGCACCACTGGCAGGAGGAGAGCAGCACCCAGCAAGCCCATCTGTGGGCACAGGAGGTTGAGGGGCTGCGGGAGACCAACGCCTTCCTGGAGCAGGCACTTGAGAGGATGGTGGCAGTGGGGTGCTCaggggcactggcacaggcacaggaggaGACACGGGCCTGGCAAGAGTTGGCGGAGGAGCGGGGTACCCGGCTGGCTGaggtgctggcagaggcagcagtgctgACCTCGCGCCTGCAAGAATGCCAGGCAACTCtggtggctgcaggacagacagacatcCTGGAGAATGCTGGTACCCCTAATGAGGTGGCTGCTGTGGAGGAGGTGCTGCGGCAGGCACTGGAGCTCGCCCGTGGTCTCCAGGAGCCTCCACCGGACCCCCAGGCAGAGagggagctcagcacagctgtcAGCATGGCCATG CGCTTGGCCAGACTGGCAGCTGAAGCACAGGAGGAGAcctggcagagccagcagcagcttcaggcCCAGCAACAGGAGATGGCAcggctgcaggaggagctcagCAG ACAGGGGGACCATCTTCTCACTGCCCGCGCCAGGGCCCGGCAGGACGGTGAACGCTGGGCATCAGCCCTGCAGCGGGCACAGCGGGAGGCCCTGGAGCGGGACGCCATGCGCGGCGCCGAGCAGGCACGGCAGCAGGAGCTCATCCGCGACATGAAGGAgcggctgctggagctgctgcg AGAAAAGGATGCCCTGTGGCAGAAGACGGAGGGCATCGACACCCCAATGCCCGGCCCGGCACCCCGTGACTCAGGGCTGTGCTCCCGCTGCCACAAGGATTTCCGCCTCCTCTCCCGGCGGTACAACTGCAG gctgtgccagggcaaggtGTGCCATGCCTGCTCCATGGACTTTGGCAAGCAGGGCCGCTGCTGCCTGATTTGTTACCAGCAAAGGCACTCACAGGCTACATGA
- the LOC139675107 gene encoding C-X-C chemokine receptor type 1-like — translation MESLSFHGDISNIFSLYNYTYDYSTALPDIAILPAPCPPSGSVLNKYLVVVIYCLVFILSVAGNGLVVLVVTSSHTSRSVTDIYLLNLAVADLLFAFTLPLWAAYRAHEWVFGTVMCKAISVLQEANFYSGILLLACISVDRYLAIVYATRAATEKRHWVKFVCLGIWIFSVLLSLPMLLFREVFSAPNNGTVCYESIGDEDTSKWRVVLRVLPQTFGFALPLLVMLFCYGVTIHTLLQTKNAQKQRAMKVIFAVVLVFLICWLPYNITLVSDTLMRTKAISETCERRNRIDTALSVTQVLGFAHSCINPIIYAFIGQKFRNSFLKILAQRGLISKDAVARYGRASYASTSGNTSTTL, via the coding sequence ATGGAATCCTTGTCCTTCCATGGGGATATCTCCAACATATTCTCCCTCTACAATTACACCTATGACTACAGCACGGCCCTGCCTGACATTGCTATCTTacctgccccatgcccacccagTGGCTCTGTCCTCAACAAGTACCTGGTGGTGGTGATCTACTGCCTCGTCTTCATCCTCAGTGTAGCAGGGAAtgggctggtggtgctggtggtgacCTCCAGCCATACCAGCCGCTCCGTCACCGACATCTACCTGCTCAACCTGGCTGTGGCAGACTTGCTCTTTGCTTTCACCCTGCCACTCTGGGCTGCCTACCGAGCCCATGAGTGGGTCTTTGGCACTGTGATGTGCAAAGccatctctgtgctgcaggaagccAACTTCTACAGCGGCATCCTGCTGCTGGCCTGCATCAGCGTGGACCGCTACCTGGCCATTGTCTATGCCACCCGGGCCGCCACTGAGAAGAGGCACTGGGTGAAGTTTGTCTGCCTGGGCATCTGGAtcttctctgtgctgctctccctgcccatgctgCTGTTCCGTGAGGTTTTCTCCGCACCCAACAATGGCACCGTATGCTATGAGAGTATTGGTGATGAGGACACAAGCAAGTGGCGGGTGGTGCTGCGTGTCCTGCCGCAGACCTTTGGCTTTGCCTTGCCACTCTTGGTGATGCTCTTCTGCTATGGCGTCACTATCCACACTCTCCTGCAGACCAAGAATGCTCAGAAGCAGCGGGCCATGAAGGTCATCTTTGCTGTGGTGCTGGTCTTCCTCATTTGCTGGCTGCCTTACAATATCACATTGGTGAGTGATACCCTCATGAGGACAAAGGCCATCTCCGAGACCTGTGAGAGGAGGAACCGCATCGACACAGCCCTCTCTGTCACACAGGTCCTGGGCTTCGCCCACAGCTGCATCAACCCCATCATCTATGCCTTCATTGGTCAGAAATTTCGCAACAGCTTTCTCAAGATCCTGGCACAACGTGGGCTGATCAGCAAGGATGCTGTTGCCCGCTACGGCCGTGCCTCCTATGCCTCCACCTCTGGCAACACATCTACCACCCTCTGA